A genomic window from Prunus persica cultivar Lovell chromosome G2, Prunus_persica_NCBIv2, whole genome shotgun sequence includes:
- the LOC109947691 gene encoding rust resistance kinase Lr10-like yields MCLGKKSTCIISSEMQQLFMSSFCILLCVFFTAVGASQNWCTESKCSNDHGLAIHFPFLLGNHCGDSGLGCNNDRQEAVLEQQVALVKFFVKSLDYKRGLIYSQDGCLLLNPLETPNIPISPFYLLDTEIRNVTLFHCPTPFGRDIYTFQVPCLGSGPGYEVYGVSSGADLFDYLPNLQSCTRMYDVLSVPSGTWMGDGTSISSFKWFEPNCTECEAEGKRCRLNNNGIKSEVECVHIGKASQTTKFVATGATLGSSLLLVLVIALYRVYSADRMEKENRLKIERFLEDYKSLKPSRYSYADIKRITNEFKDKLGQGAYGTVYKGKLSSEFFVAVKVLNNSTGNGEEFVNEVGTMGHIHHVNVVRLVGFCADGFRRALVYEFFPNGSLQDFISSADSKNNFLGWEKLHDIAVGIAKGIEYLHQGCDQRILHFDIKPHNVLLDHNFTPKISDFGLAKLCSKDQSMVSMTTARGTMGYIAPEVFSRNFGNVSYKSDVYSFGMLLLEMVGGRKSIGTTTNNTNEIYYPEWIYNLLEGGDDLRIHIGDDGDGKIPKKLAIVGLRCIQWHPVDRPSMKTAVHMLEGVDNLTMPPNPFASGGPTTTHASIPARRLELEAIAELE; encoded by the exons atgtGCTTAGGGAAAAAATCCACATGCATTATTAGCTCAGAAATGCAGCAATTGTTCATGTCTTCCTTTTGCATATTGTTATGTGTTTTCTTCACGGCGGTTGGAGCAAGCCAAAATTGGTGTACAGAATCAAAGTGCAGTAATGATCATGGCCTGGCTATCCATTTCCCATTCCTCCTCGGAAATCATTGTGGCGATTCTGGGCTTGGATGCAATAATGATAGACAGGAGGCTGTTCTTGAGCAGCAAGTAGCGCTAGTAAAATTCTTTGTCAAAAGCCTAGATTACAAGCGTGGGCTAATATATAGCCAAGATGGCTGCCTGCTGTTAAATCCCTTAGAAACCCCTAACATTCCAATCTCCCCCTTCTACTTATTAGACACCGAAATACGTAATGTTACCTTATTCCATTGTCCTACTCCTTTTGGAAGAGACATATATACATTTCAAGTCCCCTGCCTTGGCAGCGGCCCTGGCTACGAAGTTTATGGCGTTTCTTCTGGCGCTGATTTGTTTGACTACTTACCAAACCTACAGTCATGTACACGGATGTATGATGTTTTGTCAGTTCCATCTGGGACTTGGATGGGAGATGGCACCTCTATTTCTAGTTTCAAATGGTTTGAACCAAATTGTACAGAATGTGAAGCAGAGGGAAAGAGGTGTAGATTGAACAACAATGGCATCAAAAGTGAAGTTGAATGTGTTCACATCGGCAAAGCAA GccaaacaacaaaatttgtGGCAACAG gTGCAACCCTGGGTTCATCCCTTCTTTTAGTACTGGTCATTGCACTATATCGTGTCTATAGCGCTGATCGAATGGAAAAAGAGAATCgattaaaaatagaaaggtTTTTAGAGGATTACAAATCTCTCAAGCCAAGCAGATATTCCTATGCAGATATTAAGAGGATCACGAATGAATTCAAGGATAAGTTGGGCCAAGGAGCATATGGAACTGTTTATAAAGGAAAGCTTTCTTCTGAATTCTTTGTTGCTGTGAAAGTACTTAACAATTCTACGGGAAATGGGGAAGAGTTTGTAAATGAAGTAGGAACGATGGGCCACATCCACCACGTCAACGTAGTTCGTCTGGTTGGCTTTTGTGCTGATGGATTTAGACGGGCTCTTGTTTATGAGTTCTTCCCCAATGGTTCGCTGCAGGATTTCATTTCATCAGCAGACAGTAAGAACAATTTCCTTGGTTGGGAAAAGTTGCATGATATTGCAGTAGGCATAGCCAAAGGAATTGAATATCTTCACCAGGGATGTGATCAAAGAATCCTCCATTTTGATATCAAACCCCATAATGTTTTGCTAGACCACAACTTCACTCcaaaaatttctgattttggttTGGCCAAATTATGTTCCAAGGATCAAAGTATGGTGTCAATGACTACAGCTAGAGGCACCATGGGCTATATTGCACCTGAAGTGTTCTCTAGGAATTTCGGAAATGTATCTTACAAGTCGGATGTCTATAGTTTTGGAATGTTGCTGTTAGAGATGGTAGGAGGAAGGAAGAGTATTGGTACAACCACAAATAAcacaaatgaaatttactACCCAGAATGGATCTATAATCTTCTAGAAGGAGGAGATGACCTACGAATCCATATTGGGGATGACGGAGATGGTAAAATTCCAAAGAAACTTGCAATTGTAGGGCTCCGGTGCATCCAGTGGCACCCAGTGGATCGTCCGTCTATGAAAACAGCTGTTCATATGTTAGAAGGAGTAGATAACTTGACCATGCCTCCTAATCCTTTTGCCTCTGGAGGTCCTACAACAACACATGCAAGCATCCCAGCAAGACGCCTAGAGTTAGAAGCAATTGCTGAATTAGAGTAA
- the LOC109947706 gene encoding rust resistance kinase Lr10-like isoform X1, whose protein sequence is MIKFTFSFLDMFKVFSQILRINYYKITTCSQMITHCHAENLLTDELFPPSLSMETQTSSSSWFLILSLLAVTSSSESSNEKTIGRVCPPSSCGSIGNISYPFRLNSDPTNCGVSFYTLSCENNLTVLNLYSGKYTVRSINYDNNTIRAVDPGLRKNDCSSLPRYSLSPYNFSFQDPYKWLSSNCTGYPQICRSSSPIIYLKCQRVPANLSLYVDASSCIGSRGYYYVKAGTLTASDLEDGCRVDRTAITTLNEKDQNGSYQHIHEALVFGFELEWRPDLYTRYSCRGWSFSNTCYPNRFIGFFQSVFEYIDAQRYAVLFILVVFVLARFVLGLPFVIAVLVYKWRRRHLSMYSSIEEFLQNEQNFAPIRYSYSDVKKMTSKFREKLGEGGYGTVFKGKLRSGRFVAIKMLGKSKANGQDFINEVATIGRIHHVNVVQLVGYCVEGSNRGLVYDFMPNGSLDKYIYSKEGSVPLSCNKKMYEVALGVARGIEYLHQGCDMQILHFDIKPHNILLDENFVPKLSDFGLAKLYPTDNSIVNLTAARGTMGYIAPELFYKNIGGVSYKADVYSFGMLLMEMGSRRKNFNALVEHSSQVYFPPWAHDQYSEGKDLEIGDDTEEEKKIIKKMIIAALWCIQMKPSDRPSMNKVIDMLEGDIENLRMPNKPFLSVEEMPVGHVQENSNPTCSNKELTCTLSGR, encoded by the exons ATGATTAaatttacattttcttttctggatATGTTTAAAGTTTTCTCCCAAATTTTGcgaataaattattataaaattacaaCTTGTTCACAAATGATAACTCATTGCCATGCCGAAAATCTACTCACAGATGAACTCtttcctccctccctctccaTGGAAACTCAAACATCCTCTTCTTCATGGTTTCTAATTCTATCTCTTCTCGCCGTCACTTCATCCTCTGAATCTTCCAACGAGAAAACTATCGGTCGCGTCTGCCCTCCTTCATCCTGCGGCAGCATCGGCAACATAAGCTACCCATTTCGACTCAACAGCGATCCAACCAACTGCGGCGTGTCGTTTTACACCCTCTCATGCGAAAACAACCTCACAGTCCTAAACTTATACTCCGGAAAATACACTGTCCGATCAATCAACTACGACAACAACACAATCCGAGCCGTCGATCCCGGCCTCCGCAAAAACGACTGCTCCTCGCTTCCTCGCTATTCTCTGTCGCCTTACAACTTCAGCTTCCAAGACCCGTACAAATGGTTAAGTTCCAATTGCACGGGCTATCCGCAAATATGCAGAAGTTCGAgcccaattatttatttgaagtGTCAAAGAGTTCCAGCCAATTTGTCGCTGTATGTGGACGCAAGTTCTTGCATTGGTAGCAGGGGTTATTATTATGTGAAGGCGGGGACTCTAACGGCGTCGGATTTGGAGGACGGGTGCAGGGTAGATCGGACGGCTATAACGACGTTGAATGAAAAGGATCAAAACGGTTCGTATCAGCATATACATGAGGCCCTGGTGTTTGGGTTTGAGCTTGAGTGGCGCCCTGATTTGTACACGCGTTATTCCTGCAGAGGATGGAGCTTTTCTAACACTTGTTATCCAAACCGGTTCATAG GTTTCTTTCAGTCTGTATTTGAATATATTGATG CCCAACGATATGCAGTGCTCTTCATCCTCG tagtttttgttttggcaagATTTGTACTTGGGCTTCCATTTGTCATTGCGGTTTTGGTCTataaatggagaagaaggcaTTTGTCTATGTATAGCAGCATTGAAGAGTTTTTGCAAAATGAACAAAACTTTGCACCAATAAGGTACTCTTACTCAGATGTTAAGAAGATGACTAGTAAATTCAGGGAAAAGTTGGGTGAAGGAGGTTACGGCACTGTTTTCAAGGGAAAGTTACGTAGCGGCCGATTTGTAGCAATTAAGATGTTGGGCAAGTCCAAAGCTAACGGGCAAGATTTCATCAATGAGGTAGCTACCATTGGGAGGATTCACCATGTTAATGTGGTGCAACTTGTTGGCTACTGTGTTGAAGGATCAAATCGTGGTCTAGTGTACGATTTCATGCCTAATGGCTCTCTTGATAAATACATTTATTCAAAGGAAGGAAGTGTCCCTTTAAGTTGTAataagaaaatgtatgaggtTGCTCTTGGAGTGGCTCGAGGAATCGAATATCTACATCAAGGTTGTGACATGCAAATTCTGCATTTCGATATCAAGCCACACAACATTCTTCTTGATGAGAATTTTGTACCGAAATTGTCTGACTTTGGTCTTGCAAAATTATACCCAACAGATAATAGCATTGTGAATTTGACTGCAGCAAGGGGAACAATGGGATATATTGCTCCTGAGTTGTTCTACAAAAATATTGGAGGTGTATCGTACAAAGCCGATGTGTATAGTTTTGGAATGCTGCTGATGGAAATGGGTAGTAGAAGAAAGAATTTCAATGCATTGGTGGAGCATTCAAGCCAAGTTTACTTTCCTCCATGGGCACATGACCAATATAGTGAGGGCAAAGACTTGGAGATTGGCGATGATACagaggaggaaaagaaaataataaaaaagatgatAATAGCTGCCTTGTGGTGTATACAGATGAAGCCAAGTGATCGTCCTTCAATGAACAAAGTCATAGATATGCTCGAAGGAGATATTGAAAACCTACGAATGCCTAACAAACCTTTCCTAAGTGTGGAAGAGATGCCGGTAGGCCATGTTCAAGAGAATTCCAATCCAACTTGTTCTAACAAGGAGCTAACATGCACTCTGTCAGGTAGgtga
- the LOC109947706 gene encoding rust resistance kinase Lr10-like isoform X2: protein MIKFTFSFLDMFKVFSQILRINYYKITTCSQMITHCHAENLLTDELFPPSLSMETQTSSSSWFLILSLLAVTSSSESSNEKTIGRVCPPSSCGSIGNISYPFRLNSDPTNCGVSFYTLSCENNLTVLNLYSGKYTVRSINYDNNTIRAVDPGLRKNDCSSLPRYSLSPYNFSFQDPYKWLSSNCTGYPQICRSSSPIIYLKCQRVPANLSLYVDASSCIGSRGYYYVKAGTLTASDLEDGCRVDRTAITTLNEKDQNGSYQHIHEALVFGFELEWRPDLYTRYSCRGWSFSNTCYPNRFIGFFQSVFEYIDAQRYAVLFILVFVLARFVLGLPFVIAVLVYKWRRRHLSMYSSIEEFLQNEQNFAPIRYSYSDVKKMTSKFREKLGEGGYGTVFKGKLRSGRFVAIKMLGKSKANGQDFINEVATIGRIHHVNVVQLVGYCVEGSNRGLVYDFMPNGSLDKYIYSKEGSVPLSCNKKMYEVALGVARGIEYLHQGCDMQILHFDIKPHNILLDENFVPKLSDFGLAKLYPTDNSIVNLTAARGTMGYIAPELFYKNIGGVSYKADVYSFGMLLMEMGSRRKNFNALVEHSSQVYFPPWAHDQYSEGKDLEIGDDTEEEKKIIKKMIIAALWCIQMKPSDRPSMNKVIDMLEGDIENLRMPNKPFLSVEEMPVGHVQENSNPTCSNKELTCTLSGR from the exons ATGATTAaatttacattttcttttctggatATGTTTAAAGTTTTCTCCCAAATTTTGcgaataaattattataaaattacaaCTTGTTCACAAATGATAACTCATTGCCATGCCGAAAATCTACTCACAGATGAACTCtttcctccctccctctccaTGGAAACTCAAACATCCTCTTCTTCATGGTTTCTAATTCTATCTCTTCTCGCCGTCACTTCATCCTCTGAATCTTCCAACGAGAAAACTATCGGTCGCGTCTGCCCTCCTTCATCCTGCGGCAGCATCGGCAACATAAGCTACCCATTTCGACTCAACAGCGATCCAACCAACTGCGGCGTGTCGTTTTACACCCTCTCATGCGAAAACAACCTCACAGTCCTAAACTTATACTCCGGAAAATACACTGTCCGATCAATCAACTACGACAACAACACAATCCGAGCCGTCGATCCCGGCCTCCGCAAAAACGACTGCTCCTCGCTTCCTCGCTATTCTCTGTCGCCTTACAACTTCAGCTTCCAAGACCCGTACAAATGGTTAAGTTCCAATTGCACGGGCTATCCGCAAATATGCAGAAGTTCGAgcccaattatttatttgaagtGTCAAAGAGTTCCAGCCAATTTGTCGCTGTATGTGGACGCAAGTTCTTGCATTGGTAGCAGGGGTTATTATTATGTGAAGGCGGGGACTCTAACGGCGTCGGATTTGGAGGACGGGTGCAGGGTAGATCGGACGGCTATAACGACGTTGAATGAAAAGGATCAAAACGGTTCGTATCAGCATATACATGAGGCCCTGGTGTTTGGGTTTGAGCTTGAGTGGCGCCCTGATTTGTACACGCGTTATTCCTGCAGAGGATGGAGCTTTTCTAACACTTGTTATCCAAACCGGTTCATAG GTTTCTTTCAGTCTGTATTTGAATATATTGATG CCCAACGATATGCAGTGCTCTTCATCCTCG tttttgttttggcaagATTTGTACTTGGGCTTCCATTTGTCATTGCGGTTTTGGTCTataaatggagaagaaggcaTTTGTCTATGTATAGCAGCATTGAAGAGTTTTTGCAAAATGAACAAAACTTTGCACCAATAAGGTACTCTTACTCAGATGTTAAGAAGATGACTAGTAAATTCAGGGAAAAGTTGGGTGAAGGAGGTTACGGCACTGTTTTCAAGGGAAAGTTACGTAGCGGCCGATTTGTAGCAATTAAGATGTTGGGCAAGTCCAAAGCTAACGGGCAAGATTTCATCAATGAGGTAGCTACCATTGGGAGGATTCACCATGTTAATGTGGTGCAACTTGTTGGCTACTGTGTTGAAGGATCAAATCGTGGTCTAGTGTACGATTTCATGCCTAATGGCTCTCTTGATAAATACATTTATTCAAAGGAAGGAAGTGTCCCTTTAAGTTGTAataagaaaatgtatgaggtTGCTCTTGGAGTGGCTCGAGGAATCGAATATCTACATCAAGGTTGTGACATGCAAATTCTGCATTTCGATATCAAGCCACACAACATTCTTCTTGATGAGAATTTTGTACCGAAATTGTCTGACTTTGGTCTTGCAAAATTATACCCAACAGATAATAGCATTGTGAATTTGACTGCAGCAAGGGGAACAATGGGATATATTGCTCCTGAGTTGTTCTACAAAAATATTGGAGGTGTATCGTACAAAGCCGATGTGTATAGTTTTGGAATGCTGCTGATGGAAATGGGTAGTAGAAGAAAGAATTTCAATGCATTGGTGGAGCATTCAAGCCAAGTTTACTTTCCTCCATGGGCACATGACCAATATAGTGAGGGCAAAGACTTGGAGATTGGCGATGATACagaggaggaaaagaaaataataaaaaagatgatAATAGCTGCCTTGTGGTGTATACAGATGAAGCCAAGTGATCGTCCTTCAATGAACAAAGTCATAGATATGCTCGAAGGAGATATTGAAAACCTACGAATGCCTAACAAACCTTTCCTAAGTGTGGAAGAGATGCCGGTAGGCCATGTTCAAGAGAATTCCAATCCAACTTGTTCTAACAAGGAGCTAACATGCACTCTGTCAGGTAGgtga